The following proteins are co-located in the Cutaneotrichosporon cavernicola HIS019 DNA, chromosome: 3 genome:
- the serA gene encoding uncharacterized protein (D-isomer specific 2-hydroxyacid dehydrogenase, catalytic domain) yields the protein MTTWSPVFNPKPAKPNGATTPMGIKPIIKDMSLAAPVVVIAEELSPATLDALGPDFEVRNVDGTDRVALLAALVDAHAVLVRSATQIDAEALAAAPQLKVVARAGVGLDNVDIKSATKAGVMVVNAPTSNIISAAELTIGHILSLARRVPAAHASLAAGAWKRSAFSGTELFEKTLGIIGLGRIGTLIATRMQAFGMRVIAYDPYITAARSQQLGVESKTLDELLSEADFVTIHMPKTPETTGLLSGPQFKHMKPTACVINVARGGLIDEAALYDALVAGEIAGAGLDVFSTEPPTGTAVRLLSLPNVVVTPHLGASTHEAQEKAGISVAKSVRLALSGEIVPDAVNVAGGTIDPYVRPGIPLAEKLGQFFSALARSPVTALDVEVHGELSAYPVQILKLAALKGVFTNIVSESVSYVNAPLLAESRGIDVRLVVDDHTDEYRNVITLSGTLADGSKISVSGTCTGPKQTEKLVGINGFTLEIPFERHHLVMIYRDRPGIVAVYGAKLGEMGININGMQISRATAGGRALSVLTVDSPLNDDLIEVLRDAIAADTLRQIEITET from the coding sequence ATGACGACCTGGAGCCCAGTCTTCAACCCAAAGCCTGCAAAGCCAAACGGCGCCACGACGCCCATGGGCATCAAGCCCATTATCAAGGACATgtcgctcgccgctcccgttgtcgtcatcgccgaggagctgaGCCCTGCAAcccttgacgcgctcggaCCCGATTTTGAGGTGCGCAATGTGGACGGAACGGACCGTGTggctctcctcgcggcTCTGGTGGACGCGCACGCAGTCCTAGTGCGTAGTGCGACGCAGATTGatgccgaggccctcgCGGCAGCCCcgcagctcaaggtcgtcgCCCGTGCCGGCGTCGGACTGGACAACGTGGACATCAAGTCGGCGACAAAGGCGGGTGTCATGGTCGTTAACGCCCCCACGTCTAATATTAtctcggcggccgagctGACTATCGGACATATTCTgtcgctcgcgcgccgcgtcccGGCCGCTCACGCGTCCCTGGCTGCTGGGGCGTGGAAGCGCTCCGCGTTTTCGGGTACCGAACTGTTTGAGAAGACACTCGGCATTATCGGACTGGGCCGTATTGGTACACTCATCGCGACGCGTATGCAGGCGTTCGGCATGCGCGTTATCGCTTACGATCCCTACATCACGGCCGCGCGGTcgcagcagctcggcgtcgagagcaagacgctcgacgagctgctgtcCGAGGCTGACTTTGTCACGATCCACATGCCCAAGACGCCCGAGACGACTGGGCTGCTCTCTGGCCCCCAGTTCAAGCACATGAAGCCCACCGCGTGCGTGATCAACGtcgctcgcggcggcctcatcgacgaggcggctCTGTATGACGCCCTTGTGGCTGGCGAGATCGCCGgtgccggcctcgacgtctTCTCGACGGAGCCGCCCACCGGAACGGCCGTTcgcctcctctctctccccaATGTTGTGGTTACGCCTCATCTCGGCGCGTCGACCCACGAGGCGCAAGAGAAGGCGGGTATCAGCGTGGCCAAGAGCGTGCGCCTCGCTCTTAGCGGCGAGATCGTGCCCGACGCTGTCAATGTCGCTGGCGGCACGATCGACCCGTACGTCCGCCCCGGTATCCCTCtggccgagaagctcgGCCAGTTCTTCTCCGCACTCGCGCGCTCTCCGGTCACGGCCCTTGATGTCGAGGTGCACGGCGAGCTTAGCGCATACCCGGTGCAAatcctcaagctcgcggcCCTCAAGGGCGTCTTCACGAATATTGTGAGCGAGTCGGTATCGTACGTCAACGCCCCCCTTCTCGCCGAGAGCCGCGGTATCGACGtccggctcgtcgtcgacgaccacaCCGACGAGTACCGTAACGTCATCACGCTCTCGGGTACTCTTGCGGACGGGAGCAAGATCAGCGTCAGCGGAACGTGTACCGGTCCCAAGCAGACTGAGAAGCTGGTCGGCATTAATGGGTTCACGCTCGAGATTCCGTTCGAGCGCCACCACTTGGTCATGATCTACCGCGACCGCCCGGGTATTGTCGCCGTGTACggcgccaagctcggcgagatgggcATCAACATTAACGGCATGCAGATCAGCCGTGCGAccgctggcggccgcgcgctgTCCGTGCTTACGGTCGACAGCCCGCTTAATGACGACCTCATCGAGGTGCTCCGCGACGCTATTGCCGCCGACACGCTGCGCCAGATCGAGATCACGGAGACGTAG
- a CDS encoding uncharacterized protein (WD40 repeats) yields MPKDNEYELERQKTIAENRALLDSLGLDSGGEAKLHLTPAPKPKPAATRKRKAPPAKVEREPRRRSGRIAGLEADGYEAALKQAVEEKAVEEARVRDRRPRRQMMPIAEMHEEDLPPVKAEDESEEAKVERAREEERAKELEAFLTDIAEKKAARTFPSMKDSAHDAYADADALPAEVARLKDAFKGMVLSANAKVTTERVFSMVVHPEPTKNLVLVGDKYGQLGIWDALGPSFTEADEGEDTEGRVWRVQAHAKNSISCMKVDPIAGSSLYSSSYDCSLRKLDFATCVSTEQFAFDDDDMLITHFDLTPSGQEAWLVDKNGGISHCDFREGGERRRWVVQEGGRAAKLGGVSVNPLQPHLICTAGNDQHLRIWDVRHLGRITPKAAESLAPPEDRPDEALDTFPTSSIPVERIENYMQGSKGKGLLRAAYQHGKSCSAAYWDPTGRRILTTSYDDKLRIWTLNPQSFILDQPLPVTQFKPSKSIIHNCQTGRWLTILRANWSLNTDYMPHFTVGNMKRTLDVFAATGDKIVALWAEGHIRSLQSTHLILRSSDLDPTSLPSLSDDTRTLVIADSGYRALSALLPLLPSSTLLVVPIAHKDPAPDSVHRHARRIVCAGRLDAEARAAIVGNGMMWLGERIGLAAEYRVLEEGLVAVQTAIAAEACASARALGVTSQVAYDYMMASQGRSWSIEHQGPTMLELENSPPGLTLSTARAALRISITLAASLSPPVPTPMRSAAWQAYISTASWHRDPHTSGTDPSATVVNSYPSPGRIAEQLAGPGHSVDAPRRLEIIRRLLRHANAAVLAETLGLASGLGMQVGDVVQCLAQGPGGSWVLDTMGEAMRCLRAGERLADIDIRSPDRSLDRAVSRTRRDQTSVATALEELSSVLDVMNSIPLAMPVAASAQQVFVLATAQGLGDEDEVAITRLWA; encoded by the exons ATGCCCAAAGATAACGAATA CGAGCTCGAGAGGCAGAAGACAATCGCAGAGAACCGGGCGCTGCTCGActcgctcggcctcgactcgggcggcgaggccaaACTCCACCTGACGCCAGCCCCCAAGCCGAAACCCGCGGCGACCCGGAAACGCAAGGCCCCGccggccaaggtcgagcgcgagccgcggcggcgcagtgGACGGATCGCCGGCTTAGAAGCTGACGGgtacgaggcggcgctgaAGCAGGcagtcgaggagaaggcggtcgaagaagcgcgcgtgcgcgaccGTCGGCCGAGACGGCAGATGATGCCGATCGCTGAGATGCACGAGGAGGACTTGCCGCCAGTAAaagccgaggacgagagtGAGGAGGCCAAAGTGGAGCGGGCacgagaggaggagcgcgctaaggagctcgaggcaTTCCTGACTGATATtgcggagaagaaggcggcaCGGACCTTCCCCAGCATGAAAGACAGTGCGCATGATGCGTACGCCGACGCGGATGCGCTGCCGGCCGAAGTGGCTCGTCTCAAGGACGCCTTCAAGGGCATGGTTCTGAGTGCCAATGCCAAGGTCACGACGGAGCGCGTCTTCTCCATGGTCGTGCATCCCGAACCCACCAAGaacctcgtcctcgtcggcgacaaATATGGCCAGCTAGGAATCTGGGACGCTCTGGGCCCGTCCTTCACCGAAgcggacgagggcgaggacacGGAGGGGCGTGTCTGGCGCGTACAGGCGCATGCCAAGAACTCGATCTCGTGCATGAAGGTCGACCCGATCGCGGGTTCCAGC CTTTACTCCTCGTCATACGACTGCTcgctgcgcaagctcgacttCGCGACATGCGTGTCGACAGAGCAGTTTGcgttcgacgacgacgataTGCTTATCACGCATTTTGACCTCACCCCGAGCGGACAGGAAGCGTGGCTCGTTGACAAGAACGGCGGTATCTCTCACTGCGACTTCCGTGAAGGTGGAGAGCGCCGACGATGGGTGGTGCAAGAGGGGGGGCGggcggccaagctcggcggcgtgaGCGTGAACC CACTACAGCCGCACTTAATCTGCACCGCAGGCAACGACCAGCACCTCCGAATATGGGATGTGCGGCACCTGGGCCGTATTACTcccaaggccgccgagtCACTGGCGCCTCCCGAAGACCGACCAGATGAAGCACTGGACACTTTCCCGACCAGCTCGATCCCCGTCGAAAGAATCGAGAACTACATGCAGGGCTCCAAGGGGAAGGGGCTGCTACGTGCTGCGTACCAGCACGGCAAGAGCTGCTCGGCGGCTTACTGGGACCCAACAGGGCGACGTATCCTCACCACAAGTTATGACGACAAGTTGCGGA TCTGGACTCTCAACCCACAGTCGTTCATACTCGACCAACCGCTGCCGGTAACACAATTCAAGCCGTCCAAGTCAATCATCCACAACTGCCAGACAGGGCGATGGCTGACAATACTACGCGCGAACTGGTCGCTGAACACGGACTACATGCCTCACTTCACTGTGGGCAACATGAAACGCACGCTGGACGTGTTCGCCGCTACAGGCGACAAGATTGTAGCTCTgtgggccgagggc CACATCCGCAGCCTGCAATCGACGCACCTCATCCTGCGGTCGTCGGACCTCGACCCGACCTCGCTTCCCTCGCTGTCAGACGACACCCGGACCCTCGTCATTGCTGACAGCGGGTACCGCGCTctctccgccctcctccctctcctgCCGTCAAGCACacttctcgtcgtccccaTCGCACACAAAGACCCGGCACCGGATTCTGTACACAGACATGCACGCCGGATTGTATGTGCAGGTCGTCTTGACGCGgaagcgcgcgcggcgatAGTTGGTAACGGTATGATGTGGCTTGGCGAGCGTATCGGCCTTGCCGCCGAGTATAGGGTGCTCGAAGAGGGCCTCGTGGCTGTCCAGACAGCCATAGCGGC CGAGGCCTGCGCATCCGcccgcgcgctcggcgtcacATCACAAGTCGCGTACGATTACATGATGGCGAGCCAGGGGCGTTCCTGGTCAATCGAGCACCAGGGACCCACCATGCTCGAGCTAGAAAACAGTCCGCCAGGCCTGACTCTCTCTaccgctcgcgccgccctccGTATATCAATCACCCTCGcggcctcgctctcccCTCCCGTCCCCACGCCGATGCGCAGCGCCGCATGGCAGGCTTATATCTCAACTGCGTCATGGCACCGCGACCCACACACGTCCGGGACCGACCCAAGCGCGACGGTCGTCAACTCGTACCCCTCCCCTGGGCGAATCGCCGAACAGCTGGCGGGACCGGGACACAGTGTCgatgcgccgcgccggctGGAGATTATCCGCCGACTTCTACGCCACGCGAATGCCGCTGTTCTCGCTGAAACGCTGGGCCTCGCCTCGGGCTTGGGCATGCAAGTAGGGGATGTCGTACAATGCCTCGCGCAGGGTCCGGGCGGGAGCTGGGTGCTCGACACCATGGGCGAGGCTATGCGCTGCCTACGTGCTGGCGAACGATTGGCTGATATCGACATACGCAGCCCTGACCGCAGTCTCGACCGCGCTGTCAGCCGAACAAGACGCGATCAAACCTCAGTTGCCACCgcactcgaggagctgtCGAGCGTGCTCGACGTCATGAATAGCATCCCACTTGCGATGCCAGTTGCCGCTTCCGCGCAACAGGTGTTCGTGCTGGCTACAGCGCAGGGGTTGGGAGATGAAGACGAAGTAGC gatCACGCGGTTGTGGGCGTAG